From one Halothece sp. PCC 7418 genomic stretch:
- the rodA gene encoding rod shape-determining protein RodA, translating into MAQQSLKKFSLRQLISPWLEMDWFLLFLIMGITFWGGLMIASTQLNESSNNALQHWVMGGIGVAIVLFLARWRYEKLLSYVWVVYGFTNLSLLAVLVIGVAAKGAQRWITIGGFNLQPSEFAKLGVIITLAAILHRRPAETLPAMLRALLVVAVPWGLVFLQPDLGTSLVFGAIALGMLYWANANFGWLLLLVSPAVAALLFNLYIPAWLGWAGLMFVIAWRTLPGGLLSGCGAIALNFISGGLGNLFWNLLKDYQKDRLILFLDPNQDPLGGGYHLIQSRIAIGAGELWGRGLHQGTQTQLDFIPEQHTDFIFSAVGEELGFMGSFGLVLAFWLVCVRLLVIALKAKDNFGSLLAIGVLSMIIFQVLVNIGMTIGLAPVTGLPLPWMSYGRSAILMNFMAIGLVESVANYKQRTTFFS; encoded by the coding sequence ATGGCTCAGCAGTCTCTCAAAAAGTTCAGTTTGCGGCAGTTAATCAGCCCTTGGCTGGAAATGGACTGGTTTTTACTTTTCCTCATTATGGGAATTACCTTCTGGGGTGGCTTAATGATTGCCAGTACGCAACTCAACGAAAGCAGCAATAATGCCCTACAGCACTGGGTCATGGGAGGAATTGGCGTGGCAATTGTTCTTTTCCTTGCTCGTTGGCGTTATGAAAAACTCTTGTCTTACGTCTGGGTGGTCTATGGCTTCACCAATCTCTCCTTGCTTGCGGTTTTGGTCATTGGCGTTGCTGCAAAAGGGGCGCAACGGTGGATCACCATCGGTGGGTTTAATTTACAGCCCTCGGAATTTGCCAAATTGGGAGTTATTATCACTCTGGCAGCCATCCTCCATCGTCGTCCCGCCGAGACCTTACCAGCAATGTTGCGAGCGTTACTGGTGGTGGCTGTGCCTTGGGGATTGGTCTTTTTACAACCCGATTTAGGAACATCCTTAGTCTTTGGCGCGATCGCGCTGGGAATGCTGTATTGGGCGAATGCGAATTTCGGTTGGTTGCTACTGTTAGTCTCTCCTGCGGTCGCTGCTCTCTTATTTAATCTCTATATTCCCGCGTGGCTGGGTTGGGCGGGATTGATGTTTGTGATTGCCTGGCGCACCTTACCTGGCGGATTATTATCGGGATGTGGCGCGATCGCGCTCAATTTTATCTCTGGGGGCTTAGGAAACTTATTTTGGAACTTACTCAAAGATTACCAAAAAGACCGTCTGATCCTCTTTTTAGACCCGAATCAAGACCCCCTTGGCGGAGGCTATCATTTAATTCAATCCCGCATCGCGATCGGAGCCGGGGAACTTTGGGGACGAGGACTGCATCAAGGAACACAAACCCAACTCGATTTTATTCCCGAACAGCATACCGACTTTATTTTTAGTGCAGTCGGGGAAGAATTAGGGTTTATGGGTAGTTTTGGGCTGGTGCTGGCGTTTTGGCTGGTTTGTGTGCGCTTACTGGTGATTGCGCTGAAGGCAAAAGATAATTTTGGCTCTCTGCTCGCGATCGGAGTTCTTTCTATGATTATCTTTCAAGTCCTTGTTAACATTGGGATGACGATTGGACTAGCTCCTGTAACAGGACTCCCACTTCCCTGGATGAGTTATGGTCGCTCTGCGATTTTAATGAATTTTATGGCGATCGGTTTAGTAGAATCAGTGGCAAACTACAAACAACGGACAACCTTTTTTAGCTAG
- a CDS encoding sugar kinase — protein sequence MSNCGLFVGITTLDLIYLAPHLPEANEKLSAVDSTLSAGGPATNASVAFSYLGNHSRLLSVLGNHPITNLIKADLDQQQIEHQDLQPNWNETPPTSSIIVTETSGDRAVISLNAVRCQAEANQIPHHILSGVDLVLIDGHQMAVSAIIAQQAQAKKIPVVVDGGSWKTGFETVLPDTNYAICSANFYPPNCQNQGDVFDYLKEIGVSYAAITQGEKPILYQTPESQGEIPVPKISAVDTLGAGDIFHGAFCHYILQENFESAIASASKIAAQACQSFGTRNWMKTKQN from the coding sequence ATGTCTAACTGTGGTTTATTTGTGGGAATAACAACCCTCGATTTAATTTATCTCGCCCCACATCTTCCAGAAGCCAATGAAAAATTAAGTGCAGTAGATAGTACCCTTTCTGCTGGGGGACCTGCTACAAACGCTAGTGTTGCTTTTAGTTATTTAGGGAATCATTCGCGACTCTTATCTGTGTTAGGAAATCATCCCATTACGAATTTAATTAAAGCCGATTTAGACCAGCAGCAAATTGAACATCAAGACTTACAACCGAACTGGAACGAAACGCCACCCACATCTTCAATTATTGTAACTGAAACGAGCGGCGATCGCGCGGTTATTTCTCTCAATGCAGTTCGTTGTCAAGCTGAAGCTAATCAAATTCCTCATCATATTTTATCAGGAGTTGATTTAGTTTTAATTGATGGTCATCAGATGGCGGTGAGTGCGATTATCGCGCAACAAGCCCAAGCCAAAAAGATTCCCGTTGTGGTCGATGGAGGAAGCTGGAAAACAGGATTTGAAACGGTTTTACCTGATACTAATTATGCTATTTGTTCGGCTAATTTTTACCCGCCCAACTGTCAAAATCAAGGGGATGTTTTTGACTATCTAAAAGAGATTGGTGTCTCTTATGCTGCAATTACGCAAGGAGAAAAACCGATTCTTTATCAAACCCCAGAAAGCCAAGGAGAAATCCCAGTCCCAAAAATTTCTGCGGTTGATACTTTAGGCGCAGGAGATATTTTTCATGGGGCATTTTGTCACTATATTTTACAAGAAAACTTCGAGAGCGCGATCGCGTCTGCTTCCAAAATTGCAGCCCAAGCCTGTCAATCATTTGGGACAAGAAATTGGATGAAAACGAAGCAAAATTAG
- a CDS encoding J domain-containing protein, with product MAATDPSTAISKRFADSYYGRLGLHPSASALEIRRAYRELSKQYHPDTTELPQDVAKAKFQALNEAYATLSNPQLRALYDHQIGYSRLNVIQSPLHFQAREKSPRKIVDSAYLDSSDRPLSSGEIFVLLILGVTFLGCILLVIIIGLTRGEGAFRVPQISETSTLIKPYLSLLNL from the coding sequence ATGGCAGCAACCGATCCTTCCACTGCTATCTCAAAACGATTCGCTGATAGTTATTATGGGCGTTTAGGATTGCATCCTTCCGCCTCGGCTTTAGAAATTCGACGAGCTTATCGAGAACTGAGTAAACAGTACCATCCAGACACCACCGAATTACCCCAAGATGTGGCAAAAGCAAAATTTCAAGCCCTCAATGAAGCCTATGCGACCTTGAGTAACCCCCAACTCCGCGCCCTCTACGATCATCAAATTGGTTATTCTCGCTTAAACGTGATCCAATCGCCACTTCACTTTCAGGCGCGTGAGAAAAGTCCTCGTAAAATAGTAGATAGCGCTTATCTCGACAGCAGCGATCGCCCCCTTTCTTCTGGGGAAATTTTTGTCTTACTCATTCTAGGCGTGACCTTCCTCGGTTGTATCCTCTTAGTAATTATCATTGGTCTTACTCGTGGCGAAGGTGCGTTTCGAGTGCCTCAAATTTCTGAAACCTCGACTCTGATTAAACCTTACTTATCTTTACTCAACTTATGA
- a CDS encoding Mrp/NBP35 family ATP-binding protein: MTDTNTILEALRPVQDPELQKSLVELNMIRNINLDNGALSFTLVLTTPACPLKEMIVDDCKKAVQDLPGIESVEVDVTSETPQQKSLPDREAVPGVKNIVAVSSGKGGVGKSSVAVNVAVSLAQTGAKVGLLDADIYGPNAPSMLGLAEAKVRVQESPQGEVLEPAFNHGVKLVSMGFLIDPDQPVVWRGPMLNGIIRQFLYQVNWGELDYLVVDLPPGTGDAQLTLAQAVPMSGAVIVTTPQDVSLMDARRGLKMFEQLNVNVLGLVENMSYFIPPDMPDRRYDLFGSGGGEKAAKELNVPLIGCIPLEISLREGGDRGIPIVISHPNSASAQALRAIAQQVAAKISVVALT, translated from the coding sequence ATGACAGATACCAATACAATTTTAGAAGCACTGCGCCCAGTTCAAGATCCAGAACTGCAAAAAAGTCTGGTAGAACTGAACATGATCCGCAATATTAACCTAGATAATGGAGCATTGAGTTTTACCCTCGTTTTAACGACTCCCGCTTGTCCGCTCAAAGAAATGATTGTGGATGATTGTAAAAAAGCAGTGCAGGATTTACCTGGAATAGAAAGCGTGGAGGTGGATGTCACTTCAGAAACCCCGCAACAGAAGTCGCTTCCTGATCGAGAAGCCGTGCCTGGAGTGAAAAATATTGTTGCTGTTTCTAGCGGTAAAGGCGGTGTTGGGAAAAGTTCCGTTGCGGTGAATGTAGCCGTGTCTCTAGCGCAGACAGGAGCAAAAGTGGGTTTGCTCGATGCCGATATTTATGGCCCCAATGCGCCGAGTATGCTGGGGTTAGCAGAAGCAAAAGTGCGAGTGCAAGAATCGCCCCAAGGAGAAGTGTTAGAGCCAGCGTTTAATCATGGGGTGAAGTTAGTCTCTATGGGATTTTTGATTGACCCTGATCAGCCTGTGGTTTGGCGCGGGCCCATGCTTAACGGCATTATTCGTCAGTTTCTCTATCAAGTGAATTGGGGCGAGTTAGATTACTTAGTGGTGGATTTACCCCCCGGTACAGGCGATGCACAATTGACCCTCGCGCAAGCGGTTCCCATGTCTGGTGCAGTAATTGTTACGACCCCTCAAGATGTCTCGTTAATGGATGCACGAAGAGGGCTAAAAATGTTTGAGCAACTGAATGTGAATGTGTTAGGGCTGGTGGAGAATATGAGTTATTTTATCCCCCCCGATATGCCTGATCGTCGCTATGATTTATTTGGCTCTGGTGGCGGTGAGAAAGCAGCTAAAGAACTGAATGTGCCTTTAATTGGCTGTATTCCTTTAGAGATTTCTTTGCGAGAAGGGGGCGATCGCGGAATTCCCATTGTGATTTCCCATCCCAACTCCGCATCGGCCCAAGCTCTGCGCGCGATCGCGCAACAAGTGGCTGCTAAAATTTCTGTGGTCGCTTTAACCTAA
- a CDS encoding NnrU family protein, with protein sequence MNGEHWFTTSHWIMLGLLLGFAIAHSGLAALRPWGEKIIGARLYRVGFALVSLPLAVILIVYFFNHRYDGLQLWQVQGQPGIFTTVWVLSAISFLFLYPATFNLLEIAAIDKPQVHLYETGIIRITRHPQMVGQVIWCIAHTLWIGTSFTLLTSLGLIAHHLFAVWHGDRRLASRYGTAFTEAKQRTSVIPFLAILQGRQTLKLQEFLRPAYLGVALFTYGLWLAHPWLMQVTAKVNF encoded by the coding sequence ATGAATGGAGAACACTGGTTCACAACAAGTCATTGGATCATGTTAGGGTTACTATTAGGATTTGCAATCGCTCATAGCGGTTTAGCTGCACTCCGCCCTTGGGGCGAAAAAATCATCGGGGCGCGGTTATACCGAGTCGGATTTGCCTTGGTTAGTCTTCCCTTAGCTGTTATTTTAATTGTTTACTTCTTCAATCATCGGTATGATGGCTTGCAATTATGGCAAGTGCAAGGTCAGCCTGGCATTTTTACCACAGTTTGGGTGCTCTCAGCCATTTCCTTTCTGTTTCTCTATCCTGCTACCTTTAACTTATTAGAAATTGCAGCGATTGATAAACCGCAAGTTCATCTTTATGAAACAGGGATTATTCGCATCACCCGTCACCCCCAAATGGTCGGACAGGTGATTTGGTGTATTGCTCATACCCTCTGGATCGGAACGTCTTTTACCTTACTCACCTCCTTGGGATTAATTGCTCATCATTTATTTGCCGTTTGGCACGGTGATCGTCGCCTCGCATCTCGTTACGGGACTGCCTTTACAGAAGCCAAACAACGGACTTCGGTCATTCCTTTTTTAGCGATTCTGCAAGGTCGTCAAACCTTAAAGTTACAAGAATTTCTCCGTCCCGCTTATCTTGGTGTTGCTTTATTTACTTATGGACTCTGGTTAGCCCATCCTTGGTTGATGCAAGTGACGGCAAAGGTTAATTTTTAA
- a CDS encoding DUF2256 domain-containing protein, producing MARQRKKSDLPTKTCVVCGRPFTWRKKWADCWDEVKYCSQRCRRNKGKV from the coding sequence ATGGCACGTCAACGCAAAAAATCTGATTTACCCACAAAAACTTGTGTTGTCTGCGGTCGTCCGTTTACTTGGCGCAAAAAATGGGCTGATTGTTGGGATGAGGTGAAATATTGCTCTCAACGCTGCCGACGAAACAAAGGGAAAGTATAG
- a CDS encoding PhzF family phenazine biosynthesis protein, with product MNYPFYIVDVFAIDRYTGNQLAVFPEASQMRDRAMQELAKEINFSETTFITRSADSDNSYDVRIFTPNQELPFAGHPTLGTAYIIRETLMSSSEKERFNQVTLNLKAGKIPVTWETTAKGEEVLWMQQNAPQFGEIVSPDQIAPVLNISEAEIDSNFPIQEVSTGLEFLIVPVKSLATLKKIQVNLEAYYQLIASLQAKSLFVFCPETHSPENDLCARMFSDYLGVPEDPATGSANGCLAAYLVKQNFFSNEENMRQVRVEQGYEINRPSLLLLKTNSDQIQVGGQVKTIAQGHFL from the coding sequence ATGAATTATCCGTTTTATATTGTTGATGTTTTTGCCATTGATCGCTATACGGGAAACCAATTAGCGGTTTTTCCAGAAGCCAGTCAAATGCGCGATCGCGCGATGCAAGAATTAGCAAAAGAAATCAATTTCTCGGAAACAACTTTTATCACCCGTTCTGCTGATTCTGATAATAGTTACGATGTCCGCATTTTTACGCCAAATCAAGAGCTTCCCTTTGCAGGTCATCCCACTTTAGGAACAGCTTATATTATCCGAGAAACCTTAATGTCTTCCTCGGAAAAAGAAAGGTTTAATCAAGTGACACTTAACTTAAAAGCAGGGAAAATTCCAGTCACTTGGGAAACCACAGCAAAAGGAGAAGAAGTCCTCTGGATGCAACAAAACGCTCCCCAGTTTGGTGAGATAGTTTCTCCTGATCAGATCGCACCTGTTTTAAACATTTCTGAAGCAGAAATTGACTCTAATTTTCCCATTCAAGAAGTTTCAACGGGACTAGAATTTTTAATTGTTCCTGTTAAAAGTCTAGCCACATTAAAGAAGATTCAAGTTAATTTAGAAGCCTATTATCAACTGATTGCATCCTTACAAGCGAAAAGTCTTTTTGTTTTTTGTCCTGAAACCCATTCCCCTGAAAATGATTTGTGTGCGCGAATGTTTTCCGATTATTTAGGTGTTCCCGAAGACCCAGCAACGGGAAGTGCGAATGGTTGCTTAGCTGCTTATCTAGTAAAACAGAACTTTTTTTCTAATGAAGAAAACATGAGACAAGTGAGAGTAGAACAAGGATATGAAATCAACCGTCCTTCTCTCCTTTTATTAAAAACAAATAGCGATCAGATCCAAGTGGGAGGACAAGTAAAAACGATCGCGCAAGGTCATTTTTTATGA
- a CDS encoding alpha/beta fold hydrolase, which translates to MGLAKDMLISIRGVDHYYEWVCQPSAGEKKPVLVFIHGWGGSGRYWKSTATALSDQFDCLVYDIRGFGRSRLPETHSTSFDMEEYAEDLVLLLDQLNLEKVYLNAHSMGASLATLFIARYPEKVEKAILTCSGIFNYNPITFKLFHFAGTYVVKLRFNWLSKLPTMDRLFTARFLHRPIPAAERKAFLEDYLLADEAAAAGTIYTAVSKHAATVMPDAFAQVSVPILLVAGEKDIIIPTRLAQQAASLNREKIEYFELPKTAHFPMLEDAPNYLDKVRTFFSSPY; encoded by the coding sequence ATGGGATTGGCAAAGGATATGCTAATTAGTATTCGTGGCGTTGATCATTATTATGAATGGGTTTGTCAGCCCAGTGCGGGAGAGAAAAAACCTGTCTTAGTCTTTATACATGGTTGGGGCGGATCAGGACGATATTGGAAAAGCACCGCTACCGCACTCAGCGATCAATTTGATTGCTTAGTTTATGATATTAGGGGGTTTGGTCGATCGCGCTTACCTGAAACTCATTCTACTTCCTTTGATATGGAAGAATATGCGGAAGATTTAGTCCTTCTTTTAGACCAATTAAACCTAGAAAAAGTTTATCTCAATGCTCATTCTATGGGTGCATCCTTAGCGACTTTATTTATTGCTCGTTATCCTGAAAAAGTCGAAAAAGCAATTCTCACCTGTAGTGGCATTTTTAACTATAATCCCATCACGTTTAAACTCTTTCATTTTGCTGGCACGTATGTGGTTAAACTCCGCTTTAATTGGTTATCCAAACTGCCAACAATGGATCGATTATTTACCGCCAGATTTCTCCATCGTCCCATTCCCGCAGCCGAAAGAAAAGCCTTTTTAGAAGACTATTTATTAGCAGATGAAGCAGCAGCAGCAGGAACAATCTACACTGCGGTTAGTAAACACGCTGCAACAGTTATGCCTGATGCGTTTGCCCAAGTTTCTGTTCCCATCTTACTCGTTGCTGGCGAAAAAGATATTATTATTCCTACCCGTTTAGCTCAACAAGCAGCCAGTCTCAACCGCGAGAAAATTGAGTATTTTGAGTTACCAAAAACGGCTCATTTCCCGATGCTAGAAGATGCTCCCAATTATTTAGATAAAGTCCGAACCTTTTTCAGCAGTCCTTATTAA
- a CDS encoding rhomboid family intramembrane serine protease, which yields MTRYQDTKGTVEEFKQQLTILFGLLTVFWLVELIDLFLLQSYSLDHFGIAPRQVLGLRGILFAPFLHGNLPHLIANTVPFLTLGWLVMLQETKDFWRVTGVTMLVGGFGVWLIGQRGSIHIGASILIFGYLGFLLFRGYFQRNAPSIALSIIVSIFYGSFIWGVLPTQAGISWEGHLFGFLGGVIAARWIGKSRRNGY from the coding sequence ATGACGCGCTATCAGGATACAAAAGGAACTGTCGAAGAATTTAAACAGCAACTGACCATTTTATTCGGACTCTTAACTGTTTTTTGGTTAGTAGAATTAATTGATTTATTCCTCCTCCAGTCTTACTCTTTAGATCACTTTGGTATTGCCCCCCGTCAGGTTTTAGGGTTACGGGGGATTTTATTTGCCCCCTTTTTACACGGAAATTTACCCCATTTAATTGCTAATACCGTCCCTTTTTTGACTTTGGGTTGGCTGGTGATGTTGCAGGAAACCAAAGATTTTTGGCGCGTAACGGGCGTAACGATGCTGGTAGGGGGGTTTGGGGTTTGGTTAATTGGTCAGCGTGGTTCGATTCATATTGGGGCGAGTATTTTAATTTTTGGTTACTTAGGGTTTTTACTCTTTCGCGGGTATTTTCAGCGCAATGCCCCTTCGATCGCGCTTTCGATTATTGTTAGTATCTTTTACGGTAGTTTCATCTGGGGAGTCCTCCCGACACAAGCAGGGATTTCTTGGGAAGGACATTTATTCGGTTTCTTAGGGGGTGTCATTGCAGCCCGTTGGATTGGGAAATCAAGGCGTAATGGTTATTAG
- a CDS encoding RNA-guided endonuclease TnpB family protein, which produces MYGCQQDRVKSNSNIIPVLEHICLTANNLTNCGIYYARQTFFNESRIIGKYEPEEVLKQQVNFKALYSQCAQQVLRSVAESFKSYKGLRKAFFKGEISNHPKLPNYRNKGGMAVASYPKQALKLKSGQVRVPLGKTIKAWFGLSEFFVPFPSNLEWESIKELRILPRNREFYIEWVYERPEVKTTVNSTEALGVDPGLDNWLTCVSTIGESFIIDGKKVKSLNQNYHRRVSSLKKGKPQGYWDGELARITEKRNRQIRDAVNKAAKMVVNYCLNKDIGIIVFGWNKGQRQGVNIGKKNNQNFVQIPTAKLKNRIQQLAKEHGIEFVETEESYTSKASFLDRDLLPTFGEKPERWQPSGKRVTRGCYQDSQGRIVNADAQAAANILRKVEIQLGLVLAKVSRAALNLPQRFYLWNSKRKARSIMALGGAVC; this is translated from the coding sequence ATGTACGGATGCCAACAGGATCGAGTTAAATCTAATTCAAATATAATACCTGTCCTTGAACATATCTGCCTCACCGCCAACAATCTAACAAATTGTGGAATCTATTATGCCCGTCAAACTTTCTTTAATGAAAGTCGGATCATTGGAAAATATGAACCAGAAGAAGTCCTAAAACAACAAGTTAACTTCAAAGCCCTCTACTCTCAATGCGCTCAACAGGTTCTTAGAAGCGTCGCAGAATCTTTTAAGTCCTATAAGGGTTTGAGAAAAGCCTTTTTTAAGGGAGAAATTAGTAATCATCCTAAACTTCCCAATTATAGAAATAAAGGAGGAATGGCGGTTGCTTCCTACCCAAAACAAGCTCTGAAGTTAAAGAGTGGTCAAGTTAGAGTTCCTTTAGGGAAAACAATTAAAGCATGGTTTGGTCTCTCAGAATTTTTTGTTCCTTTTCCTTCTAATTTAGAATGGGAGAGCATTAAAGAGTTAAGAATCCTTCCTAGAAACCGAGAGTTTTATATCGAATGGGTGTATGAAAGACCTGAAGTCAAAACTACAGTTAATTCTACCGAAGCACTAGGGGTTGATCCAGGTTTGGATAATTGGTTAACTTGTGTTTCCACCATTGGAGAGTCTTTCATCATTGATGGGAAAAAAGTTAAATCTCTAAATCAAAATTATCACCGTCGAGTCTCTTCTCTCAAGAAAGGAAAGCCTCAAGGTTATTGGGATGGTGAGTTAGCGAGAATCACAGAAAAAAGAAATCGTCAAATTAGAGATGCTGTAAATAAAGCGGCGAAAATGGTTGTTAACTACTGTCTTAATAAGGATATAGGGATCATCGTTTTCGGTTGGAATAAAGGTCAGCGTCAAGGAGTCAATATAGGGAAGAAAAACAATCAGAACTTTGTCCAGATTCCCACTGCTAAATTAAAAAATCGGATTCAGCAGTTAGCAAAGGAACACGGTATTGAGTTTGTAGAAACTGAAGAATCTTATACCTCAAAAGCCTCTTTTCTAGATCGTGATTTGCTACCGACCTTCGGTGAAAAACCCGAAAGGTGGCAACCGTCAGGAAAGCGAGTAACGAGAGGATGCTATCAAGATTCTCAGGGAAGAATCGTTAATGCTGATGCCCAAGCCGCGGCAAACATTCTGAGAAAAGTAGAGATACAGCTAGGCTTAGTCCTAGCCAAGGTCAGTAGAGCAGCTTTGAACCTGCCCCAGAGATTTTATCTTTGGAACTCCAAACGAAAAGCGCGAAGCATTATGGCTTTAGGAGGGGCTGTGTGCTGA
- a CDS encoding DUF3143 domain-containing protein has product MNFPSADTPLYNHPLPLIEEWLDNLGCKQDPEELHCWSIETPQWQAKIALDVEEITVSYLNAGDNNGDLTRSFPYSLSREDIEAAVFSGP; this is encoded by the coding sequence ATGAATTTTCCCTCTGCCGATACTCCGTTATATAATCATCCCTTACCACTGATTGAAGAATGGTTAGATAATCTCGGTTGTAAACAAGATCCAGAAGAATTACACTGTTGGTCTATTGAAACGCCTCAATGGCAAGCAAAAATTGCTTTAGACGTAGAAGAAATTACAGTTTCTTATCTTAATGCAGGAGACAATAATGGAGACTTAACTCGTTCTTTTCCCTACTCCTTAAGTCGTGAAGATATTGAAGCAGCAGTCTTTTCAGGTCCCTAA
- a CDS encoding DUF3288 family protein yields the protein MPEQKHPREKQDREILEQLFQEAITDHNLAELARLRIRYKNFPGAKSLQKDLDLLLQQWELTEEALFEKTREIHQKRRVYNAGGMEEEDWS from the coding sequence ATGCCAGAACAAAAACATCCCCGAGAAAAACAAGACCGAGAAATTCTTGAACAGCTTTTTCAAGAAGCAATCACTGATCATAATTTAGCAGAACTTGCCCGTTTACGCATTCGTTATAAAAATTTTCCTGGGGCGAAGTCCTTACAAAAAGATTTAGATTTACTCCTACAGCAATGGGAGTTAACAGAAGAAGCCTTATTTGAAAAAACTCGGGAAATCCATCAAAAAAGAAGAGTTTATAATGCTGGCGGAATGGAAGAAGAAGATTGGAGTTGA